One genomic window of Ruminococcus gauvreauii includes the following:
- a CDS encoding Smr/MutS family protein has translation MSSGIIEIDLKGMRTEEAKEAIDQQLSRMSGSDYRLRVFHGLDKGINIRDMIYDEYTYGQHPRIIRVEHGWNGGITELVLKDY, from the coding sequence ATGAGTTCAGGAATTATTGAAATTGATCTCAAAGGAATGCGTACAGAAGAAGCAAAGGAAGCGATCGATCAACAGCTTTCCAGGATGTCGGGCAGTGATTACCGTCTTCGCGTTTTTCACGGTCTTGACAAAGGGATTAATATCCGTGACATGATCTACGACGAATACACCTACGGCCAGCATCCCCGCATCATACGGGTAGAGCACGGCTGGAACGGCGGTATCACAGAACTTGTTCTGAAAGACTATTGA
- a CDS encoding TrkH family potassium uptake protein, translating into MNISMIRYILGIVLKVEGLFMLLPCLVAVIYREKSGFSFVAVILMCMAAGFLLSRRKPSNTVFYAKEGFLCVSLSWVFLSVFGALPFILSREIPSVTDALFEAISGFTTTGASILPDVEALSHCILFWRSFTHWIGGMGVLVFILAIIPMAGGHRMYLMKAESPGPTVEKLVPRVKNTAMILYGIYTLMTVAEIIILIVCGMPVFDSFCISFGAAGTGGFGIRNDSLASYAPHLQVLVTLFMIAFGVNFNIYYLILCKKFRQAFRSEELRAYLGVILATILIITWNIHTRFGNIWEALRHSAFQVGSIITTTGFSTDNFDIWPQLSKTLLIMLMFLGACAGSTGGGIKVSRFLIMLKTVRKELFSFCHPHGIRKIKMDGHLVAHETVRAVNIFLIAYMLIMAFSILLIGFDNYDFTTNFTAVTATLNNIGPGLELVGPMENFNLFSPFSKFILMFDMLAGRLEIFPILMLMNPSTWRRS; encoded by the coding sequence ATGAATATTTCTATGATACGCTATATATTGGGTATTGTTCTGAAAGTGGAAGGACTCTTCATGCTGCTCCCCTGTCTGGTGGCAGTCATTTACCGGGAAAAAAGCGGTTTTTCATTTGTCGCAGTCATTCTCATGTGCATGGCAGCCGGGTTTCTATTAAGCCGCAGAAAGCCATCCAATACCGTATTTTACGCCAAAGAAGGTTTTCTCTGTGTCTCTTTAAGCTGGGTCTTTCTGAGTGTGTTCGGAGCACTGCCTTTTATCCTGAGCAGAGAAATCCCTTCAGTGACAGACGCCCTGTTCGAAGCGATTTCCGGTTTTACGACAACAGGAGCCAGCATTCTGCCGGACGTGGAGGCATTATCTCACTGTATACTGTTCTGGAGAAGCTTTACACACTGGATCGGCGGTATGGGAGTACTGGTCTTCATTCTCGCTATCATACCGATGGCGGGCGGGCATCGCATGTATCTGATGAAGGCGGAGAGTCCGGGACCCACCGTAGAAAAACTGGTCCCCCGCGTCAAGAATACGGCGATGATCCTGTACGGGATCTATACCCTGATGACGGTCGCCGAGATCATAATCCTGATCGTCTGCGGCATGCCGGTATTTGACTCGTTTTGCATCTCATTCGGGGCGGCAGGTACCGGAGGTTTCGGAATTCGGAATGACAGCCTTGCCAGCTACGCACCGCACCTGCAGGTTCTCGTGACGCTGTTCATGATCGCATTTGGTGTGAATTTTAATATCTATTATCTGATACTGTGCAAGAAATTCCGCCAGGCATTCCGTTCCGAAGAGCTGAGGGCGTACCTGGGCGTGATCCTTGCAACCATATTGATCATCACTTGGAATATCCACACACGCTTCGGAAATATCTGGGAGGCCCTGCGCCATTCCGCATTCCAGGTTGGATCCATTATCACGACGACCGGATTCTCGACTGATAACTTCGATATCTGGCCTCAGCTGTCCAAGACACTGCTCATCATGCTGATGTTCCTGGGCGCCTGCGCCGGCAGCACCGGCGGCGGAATCAAGGTCTCCCGTTTTCTGATCATGCTCAAGACCGTGCGAAAGGAACTGTTTTCCTTCTGTCATCCGCACGGTATCCGAAAGATTAAGATGGACGGACATCTCGTGGCACACGAGACCGTACGCGCGGTCAATATTTTTTTAATCGCCTACATGCTGATCATGGCGTTTTCCATTTTACTGATCGGCTTTGACAATTATGATTTTACAACTAATTTTACTGCAGTCACAGCAACGCTCAACAATATCGGCCCCGGCCTCGAGCTTGTTGGACCGATGGAAAATTTTAACCTTTTTTCACCTTTTTCCAAGTTTATATTAATGTTTGATATGCTGGCAGGGCGGCTGGAAATCTTTCCAATTCTGATGCTGATGAATCCATCCACATGGAGACGCAGCTAG
- the trkA gene encoding Trk system potassium transporter TrkA, with translation MNIIIAGCGKVGTVLTAQLSKEDNNICIIDKDSAVVNRLASAYDVMGITGNGASYSILAEAGIEDADLMIAVTESDELNLLCCVIAKKAGQCQTIARVRNPIYSQERQFIKDELGLSMIINPEFTAAVEISQLLCFPNAMAIDVFSKGRSEMLRFRIPENSILDQMQLKDMPARLGNDILVCAVERNHEIIIPSGSFTLQASDIVSLIASRKNAVEFFKKIRMKTNHVKNTMLIGGGKIAVYLANMLLRLGISVKIIELDPKRCEELSDMLPDATIINGDGSDEDLLYEERIDLMDSFVAMTNFDEENILLSLFAKKKVRSKVITKINRLQLNEVIHNLDLDSVVYPKHLTAERILQYVRATQNSIGSNIETLYRLFDDRVEALEFNIQENAKITGIPLMKLNLKKNLLIGCITRGDQIIIPGGQDMILPGDSVIVVTTILGLQDAQDILQE, from the coding sequence ATGAACATTATCATCGCAGGCTGCGGCAAAGTGGGCACTGTACTGACCGCACAGCTGAGCAAAGAAGACAACAATATCTGCATTATTGACAAAGACAGTGCCGTCGTAAACAGACTCGCATCTGCGTACGATGTCATGGGAATAACCGGAAACGGCGCCAGCTACAGTATCCTGGCAGAAGCAGGTATCGAAGACGCGGACCTCATGATCGCCGTCACGGAATCTGACGAACTGAATCTCCTGTGCTGCGTCATTGCAAAAAAAGCCGGACAGTGTCAGACCATAGCCAGAGTCCGGAACCCGATCTACAGCCAGGAACGCCAGTTCATCAAAGATGAGCTCGGACTTTCCATGATCATCAATCCCGAATTTACCGCCGCGGTGGAAATCTCACAGCTTCTGTGTTTTCCGAATGCCATGGCGATTGATGTCTTTTCCAAAGGACGTTCCGAGATGCTGCGTTTCCGCATTCCTGAAAACTCGATTCTGGACCAGATGCAGCTGAAAGACATGCCGGCACGGCTTGGCAATGATATACTGGTCTGCGCTGTGGAGCGGAACCATGAGATCATCATACCATCCGGCTCCTTTACCCTGCAGGCATCAGATATTGTCTCTCTGATCGCTTCACGTAAAAATGCGGTTGAGTTTTTCAAGAAGATCCGCATGAAAACGAATCATGTGAAAAACACCATGCTCATCGGCGGCGGAAAGATCGCCGTATATCTGGCAAATATGCTGCTGCGGCTTGGTATCTCCGTTAAGATCATTGAACTTGATCCGAAACGCTGCGAGGAGTTAAGCGATATGCTCCCCGATGCAACGATCATCAACGGCGACGGCAGTGATGAAGACTTACTTTATGAAGAACGTATCGATCTGATGGATTCCTTCGTTGCGATGACCAATTTCGACGAGGAGAATATCCTGCTCTCACTGTTTGCAAAGAAAAAGGTCAGATCCAAGGTCATCACCAAGATCAATCGTCTCCAGTTAAACGAGGTCATCCATAATCTGGATCTGGACAGTGTAGTGTATCCGAAGCACCTGACTGCTGAGAGGATTCTGCAGTACGTACGCGCCACCCAGAATTCCATCGGAAGCAATATCGAAACGTTATACCGTCTCTTCGACGACCGGGTGGAGGCTCTGGAATTTAACATCCAGGAGAATGCAAAGATTACCGGGATTCCGCTTATGAAGCTTAATCTGAAGAAAAACCTGCTGATCGGCTGCATTACGCGCGGCGATCAGATCATTATTCCCGGCGGACAGGATATGATTCTGCCCGGAGATTCTGTCATTGTTGTAACCACCATCCTGGGGCTGCAGGACGCTCAGGACATTTTACAGGAATAG
- a CDS encoding RNA polymerase sigma factor: MDSENELLEQLYTRYEQKMYQVAFAVLGQEQQAEDAVQDAFVKLTRYMKRIKDVESERTKRLLIRIIRTTAIDQYRRNQRDAERLTSEDALAGGKVISIDEMMQAEDRQMIRRLLQKVPQDYLEIIKLRCYFEVSNKEAAQILEISEDAAAKRLERARKYVQEKMGDEEYEGCKPRKSFERFG, encoded by the coding sequence TTGGACAGTGAAAATGAACTGCTTGAGCAGTTGTATACACGTTATGAACAAAAGATGTATCAGGTTGCATTTGCCGTGCTGGGTCAGGAACAGCAGGCTGAGGATGCCGTGCAGGATGCGTTTGTGAAACTGACAAGATACATGAAACGGATAAAGGATGTGGAGAGTGAGAGGACAAAGAGACTGCTGATCCGCATTATTCGGACGACGGCGATTGACCAGTACAGGAGGAATCAAAGGGACGCAGAGCGGCTGACGTCGGAGGATGCGCTCGCGGGGGGAAAAGTGATCTCGATCGATGAGATGATGCAGGCAGAAGACCGCCAGATGATCCGCAGGCTGCTGCAGAAGGTACCTCAGGATTATCTTGAGATCATCAAGCTGCGCTGCTATTTTGAGGTCAGCAACAAAGAGGCTGCACAGATACTGGAGATCAGTGAGGATGCGGCGGCAAAACGTTTGGAACGGGCAAGAAAATATGTGCAGGAAAAGATGGGAGATGAGGAATATGAAGGATGTAAACCTCGAAAGAGTTTTGAAAGATTTGGGTGA
- a CDS encoding DUF4367 domain-containing protein, whose protein sequence is MKDVNLERVLKDLGEEAILEQWEKDTHSHSFSLDYKRKKLQLLQNMQQGKKRTVIKKKRLIAAACVAAALSLSVGVYAAVSVFSTKVSYDEEQGQASLSFETLANSDIPPIEITPEYLPAGYQEWDEGKYSEGGDYAADGLTITQANYATYVALGDTSNLEETTLGGVKAVIAVTEGAAYPYDVFLLYEDTGHIVEIMACDKLSLEEVKEVASNIVITEVEGSGQNPAAAFSEDADDMIAEVEEEPVAAGQICQPGDTFADGFAAFEGKDLQYTVENVTVSDTVPLDRVTPETTGGTQEDYDRVMSFLEEDGTFKPFARTVTLWQDKQLVTQEMETVPVKYVEVTVKAENLSDEAAEDIGQYNTLKHLYEQEDGTFKKSYLGSRYADMEGYRGEDTYGITYDSRQFLFDGSSYLGDPQHYFYTDFAPGEVRVLHFGYAVPEDELDDLYMLFSGDSANETYVQLDTRS, encoded by the coding sequence ATGAAGGATGTAAACCTCGAAAGAGTTTTGAAAGATTTGGGTGAGGAAGCCATATTGGAACAGTGGGAGAAAGATACGCACAGTCACAGCTTTTCGCTGGATTATAAAAGGAAGAAACTGCAGCTTTTGCAGAATATGCAGCAGGGGAAGAAGAGGACAGTGATTAAGAAAAAGCGCCTGATCGCGGCGGCGTGCGTGGCGGCAGCATTGTCCCTGTCAGTGGGAGTCTATGCAGCGGTCTCTGTATTCAGTACGAAGGTGTCATATGACGAGGAACAGGGACAGGCATCTTTAAGCTTTGAGACACTTGCCAATTCTGATATTCCGCCGATCGAAATCACGCCGGAATACCTGCCGGCAGGCTATCAGGAGTGGGACGAGGGAAAATACTCGGAAGGAGGGGACTACGCGGCGGATGGACTCACGATCACGCAGGCTAATTATGCCACATACGTTGCACTGGGAGATACCAGCAATCTTGAGGAGACGACGCTGGGCGGCGTAAAAGCAGTGATCGCAGTCACGGAGGGGGCGGCATATCCGTATGATGTATTTCTGCTGTATGAGGATACCGGACATATCGTTGAGATCATGGCATGCGATAAGCTTTCCCTGGAAGAAGTGAAAGAAGTGGCATCTAACATTGTAATCACAGAGGTGGAAGGTTCCGGCCAGAACCCAGCAGCGGCTTTCTCGGAAGATGCTGATGATATGATTGCTGAAGTCGAAGAAGAGCCTGTAGCTGCAGGGCAGATCTGTCAGCCGGGAGATACGTTTGCGGACGGATTTGCGGCCTTTGAAGGGAAAGACCTGCAGTATACAGTTGAAAATGTTACAGTTTCCGATACGGTACCTCTCGATCGGGTGACGCCGGAGACGACCGGAGGCACACAGGAGGACTACGACCGCGTCATGTCTTTCCTGGAGGAGGACGGAACCTTTAAGCCGTTTGCCAGAACTGTTACGCTCTGGCAGGATAAACAGCTTGTCACACAGGAGATGGAAACTGTACCGGTTAAATATGTGGAGGTGACGGTAAAGGCTGAAAACCTGAGTGATGAAGCGGCAGAGGATATCGGACAGTACAACACTCTGAAACATTTATACGAACAGGAGGACGGTACGTTTAAGAAGAGTTACCTGGGGAGCAGATATGCGGACATGGAGGGCTACCGCGGGGAAGACACTTACGGAATTACATATGACTCCAGACAGTTCCTGTTTGACGGCAGTTCTTATCTGGGTGACCCACAACACTATTTCTACACCGATTTTGCACCGGGTGAAGTACGGGTACTCCATTTCGGGTATGCGGTGCCGGAGGATGAACTTGACGATCTGTACATGCTATTTTCCGGGGATTCTGCCAACGAGACGTATGTACAGCTGGATACCCGGTCATAG
- a CDS encoding alcohol dehydrogenase family protein has product MTVIPKKMKGVYLTGFGGYDKLEYREDIPVPAPKAGEVLVKIGAAAVNNTDINTRIGWYSKNVKTATSVGGTEGYGSDVREDGSWLGLPLEFPRIQGADGCGCIAAVGEGVDEARIGERVLIRNVQELPASERGLECFTHGSECDGTFCEYTTARSEEVFQINSALTDEELAVFPCAYATANNLICRVNINENDRILVTGASGGVGSALVQIAKARGACVIGVCDTGKEDAVRGYGADEIILRGEDYIEKLGEMSVDAVLDMVAGENWKQLLKVLKKGGRLGMCGAIAGPIVEFDVRDMYLKDLSFFGTTYQTRDSMLQLIELIERGRIRPIIAGIYPLKDIVEAQKVFLAKKHVGKIVLKVSEEQVL; this is encoded by the coding sequence ATGACGGTGATTCCGAAAAAAATGAAAGGTGTTTATCTCACCGGGTTTGGAGGGTATGACAAACTGGAGTATAGAGAGGATATACCCGTTCCGGCACCAAAAGCCGGAGAAGTACTGGTGAAAATCGGGGCGGCTGCGGTGAACAATACGGACATCAATACCCGCATCGGATGGTATTCAAAGAATGTAAAAACAGCCACGAGCGTAGGCGGAACCGAAGGATATGGCAGCGATGTAAGGGAAGATGGTTCCTGGCTTGGCCTGCCGCTTGAATTTCCAAGGATCCAGGGGGCGGACGGCTGCGGCTGCATCGCGGCTGTGGGGGAAGGCGTGGACGAGGCGCGGATCGGAGAGAGAGTTTTGATCCGCAATGTGCAGGAATTGCCTGCAAGCGAGCGGGGACTGGAGTGTTTTACGCATGGTTCTGAGTGCGACGGCACGTTTTGTGAGTATACCACCGCACGTTCGGAAGAGGTATTTCAGATTAACAGTGCTCTCACAGATGAGGAACTGGCTGTATTCCCCTGCGCGTACGCGACAGCAAACAATCTGATATGCCGGGTAAATATTAATGAAAACGATCGGATTCTCGTAACGGGGGCTTCAGGTGGAGTCGGATCGGCGCTGGTACAGATCGCAAAAGCAAGGGGAGCCTGCGTAATTGGAGTGTGTGATACAGGCAAGGAGGATGCAGTCAGGGGATATGGGGCAGACGAAATCATTCTCAGAGGTGAAGACTACATTGAGAAGCTTGGTGAGATGTCAGTGGACGCGGTGCTTGATATGGTTGCAGGAGAAAACTGGAAGCAGCTTTTGAAAGTGTTGAAAAAAGGCGGCAGGCTTGGAATGTGCGGGGCGATTGCAGGGCCGATTGTTGAATTCGATGTCAGAGATATGTATCTGAAAGACCTAAGCTTTTTCGGCACAACCTATCAGACAAGAGATTCCATGCTTCAGCTGATTGAGTTGATCGAGCGCGGCAGAATACGCCCGATTATTGCCGGAATCTATCCGCTGAAAGACATTGTGGAGGCTCAAAAGGTATTTCTTGCAAAGAAGCATGTCGGTAAGATTGTGCTTAAGGTAAGTGAGGAGCAGGTTTTATAA
- a CDS encoding LysR family transcriptional regulator — protein sequence MNKHVNLEYLNTFVIAAETGKLNVTSELVFRSPSAVSTQIKVLEEQFETKLFIRSKNSLILTSDGETLLKYALDILELNNAAFYSLKNESWTGNISFGLPTDYAKMFITYIYPEFLKEFPSCHFNIECSRSRALRRSIERGSISAAIVAMEPQFRDDRLLWEEPLYWVCAKGYSMPENKALPVALFSDDCIINTYTLYSLKHMEVEYDIVFTSTMSENIEEAVRRGIAVSLLPASSITNDMDLMSGPFPDVPLTLKVGFAHGDMPDSDVCDSMFSIISTGIQKAGFIKPAPHLP from the coding sequence ATGAATAAACATGTAAATCTCGAATATTTGAATACATTTGTTATTGCCGCCGAGACCGGAAAACTAAACGTCACGTCTGAACTGGTTTTTCGATCGCCTTCTGCAGTCAGCACTCAGATCAAAGTTCTTGAAGAACAGTTTGAAACCAAACTATTTATAAGAAGTAAGAACTCCCTGATCCTGACCAGTGACGGAGAGACCCTCCTGAAATATGCACTGGATATTCTGGAGCTGAACAATGCCGCCTTTTATTCATTAAAGAATGAATCCTGGACCGGAAATATATCTTTTGGCCTCCCCACGGACTATGCAAAAATGTTTATTACATATATCTACCCTGAATTTTTAAAAGAATTTCCATCCTGTCATTTTAATATCGAATGCTCCCGAAGCAGGGCGCTCCGGCGTTCCATTGAAAGGGGCAGTATCTCTGCCGCAATTGTTGCAATGGAGCCTCAGTTCAGAGATGACCGCCTTCTCTGGGAGGAACCACTGTACTGGGTGTGCGCCAAGGGCTATTCCATGCCGGAGAATAAGGCCTTGCCAGTTGCCCTTTTTTCCGATGACTGTATTATAAATACCTATACTCTCTATTCGCTGAAACATATGGAAGTTGAATATGATATTGTTTTCACAAGCACCATGTCTGAAAATATTGAGGAAGCCGTCCGCAGGGGAATTGCTGTTTCACTCCTTCCGGCCTCCTCCATTACAAATGATATGGACCTGATGTCAGGTCCTTTCCCGGATGTCCCGCTTACCCTGAAGGTTGGATTTGCCCACGGCGATATGCCGGACAGCGATGTCTGTGACTCCATGTTTTCGATCATCAGCACGGGGATTCAAAAAGCCGGATTTATAAAACCTGCTCCTCACTTACCTTAA
- a CDS encoding spore coat protein — protein sequence MNEKTMVTDTLVGINGELASFEGYITQAENQQLKQTLKQLRNECEMAQEKMYQAARQHNYYVPAQKATQEEVEHVKSILTQPASLTASHLM from the coding sequence ATGAACGAAAAAACAATGGTCACAGACACTCTCGTAGGCATCAACGGAGAACTTGCTTCTTTTGAAGGTTATATTACACAGGCAGAAAACCAGCAGCTGAAACAGACTTTAAAACAGCTGAGAAACGAATGTGAGATGGCACAGGAAAAAATGTACCAGGCAGCACGCCAGCACAATTACTATGTCCCGGCACAGAAAGCGACGCAGGAAGAAGTAGAGCATGTAAAATCTATTTTGACACAGCCTGCATCTTTGACAGCTTCACATTTAATGTAA
- a CDS encoding type IV pilus twitching motility protein PilT, which produces MTTTELLHLASSEGASDIFIVAGLPLTLKTHEVFKTVSETKLSPADTETMIREIYKTAGNRELDKLFLDGDDDFSFSVVGLSRFRVNAYRQRGSYAAVIRVIAFYLPRPEDLHIPETIIRLADVSKGMVLLTGPAGCGKSTTLSCMVDHINRTKAYHIITLEDPLEFLHSHKKSIVSQREINTDTQSYLGALRAALRQNPNVILLGEMRDYETIHTAMTAAETGHLVLSSLHTIGASNTIDRIIDVFPSNQQQQIAVQLSMVLQAVVSQQLVPAVNGGYVPAFEIMTLTPAIHNLIRSGKVHQIEGTLYSSATDQMISMDNSLLKLYHEGTISAETALHYATNPEMLQKKL; this is translated from the coding sequence ATGACGACTACAGAACTTTTACATCTCGCCTCCTCGGAAGGCGCGTCCGATATCTTTATCGTGGCGGGTCTTCCGCTGACCCTGAAAACTCATGAGGTATTCAAGACTGTCTCCGAGACAAAACTGTCTCCTGCCGACACCGAAACAATGATCCGTGAAATCTATAAGACCGCCGGCAACAGAGAGCTTGACAAACTGTTTCTGGACGGCGACGACGATTTTTCCTTTTCCGTCGTGGGACTGTCGCGGTTCCGCGTAAACGCTTACCGGCAGCGCGGTTCCTATGCCGCTGTCATCCGCGTCATTGCTTTCTATCTGCCGCGCCCTGAAGATCTGCACATACCAGAAACCATCATCCGTCTGGCAGACGTCTCCAAGGGAATGGTCCTTCTGACAGGACCCGCCGGCTGCGGTAAATCAACGACTCTTTCCTGTATGGTGGATCACATCAACAGGACAAAGGCATACCATATCATAACCCTGGAAGACCCTCTGGAATTCCTGCACAGCCATAAAAAAAGTATCGTGAGCCAGCGTGAAATCAACACAGACACCCAGAGCTATCTTGGCGCACTCAGAGCCGCGCTGCGCCAGAATCCAAATGTGATTCTCCTGGGTGAAATGAGAGATTATGAGACGATCCACACTGCAATGACCGCTGCGGAAACAGGCCATCTTGTATTGTCAAGCCTCCATACCATCGGAGCCTCCAATACCATCGACCGCATCATTGATGTCTTTCCATCCAATCAGCAGCAGCAGATCGCCGTACAGCTTTCCATGGTGCTGCAGGCAGTGGTTTCACAGCAGCTTGTTCCCGCCGTAAACGGGGGCTATGTTCCCGCATTTGAAATCATGACCCTCACCCCAGCCATCCACAACCTGATCCGGAGCGGCAAAGTCCATCAAATAGAAGGAACACTTTACTCTTCTGCAACGGACCAGATGATCTCGATGGACAACAGTCTTTTAAAGCTGTACCACGAAGGTACGATCTCTGCCGAGACAGCGCTGCATTACGCGACAAATCCGGAAATGTTACAAAAAAAATTATAA
- a CDS encoding DUF4860 domain-containing protein, which translates to MERETKLYRTIDFFFILSLLGIFVTAAALVIVIGADIYQSAVSSARTDANVQTALSYVTEKIHQNDRSQGISVRTDDGRDLLLLHDTYQDLDYTTYIYEYEGTLRELTIRASDTPDYDSGQMITEISDFSILRDEQGRFKLSASGEDGKELSAYVFSKSE; encoded by the coding sequence ATGGAACGTGAAACTAAATTATACCGCACGATTGATTTCTTTTTTATCCTGTCTCTGCTCGGTATCTTTGTCACTGCCGCTGCTCTGGTCATCGTGATCGGAGCCGACATCTACCAGTCCGCCGTCTCGTCAGCGAGAACGGATGCAAATGTACAGACTGCGCTCTCTTATGTGACAGAAAAGATCCATCAGAACGACAGAAGCCAGGGGATCTCTGTCCGCACTGATGACGGCCGGGATCTGCTTCTTCTGCATGACACCTATCAGGATCTGGACTATACGACGTATATCTATGAATATGAGGGAACTCTTCGCGAACTGACGATTCGTGCATCGGATACACCCGATTACGACTCAGGGCAGATGATCACAGAAATCTCAGATTTTTCAATCCTCCGGGATGAACAGGGGCGTTTTAAGCTCTCTGCTTCCGGAGAAGATGGGAAGGAGTTATCAGCTTATGTCTTTTCCAAAAGCGAATAA
- a CDS encoding type II secretion system F family protein, translating into MSETTRLKKLNTAELITFFRQISYTLQAGISPAEGLAIMAEDTASEQSGQIFTLFQKNLDESGSFCQALKDSGLFPAYAVHMLQIGEYAGCLDETTASLADYYEREEATRQSLKNAVTYPCVMIVIMLAVSGILVAKVLPVFQEVYHQLGSELTGIPLRLMLLGNGIRRFGFPLILLLIILCCIYAVLISQGRAALPFSKKLYRDIHAARFAHSFSLLLRSGMGTDECLEMVGELTDHEPLKQKIQQCRQLSSDGMEFTNALRESQIFSSMETHMISVGFRSGAGDTVMKQLADTYQQRADERLGRMIAVLEPSLVGMLSIIVGFILLSVMLPLIGVLSGINTY; encoded by the coding sequence ATGTCCGAAACCACGAGATTAAAGAAACTGAATACCGCAGAGCTGATCACGTTTTTTCGCCAGATATCGTATACGCTGCAGGCCGGCATTTCACCTGCGGAAGGTCTTGCGATCATGGCGGAAGACACCGCCTCGGAACAGTCAGGACAGATTTTCACACTTTTTCAGAAAAACCTGGACGAATCCGGTTCTTTTTGCCAGGCCTTAAAAGACAGTGGGCTGTTCCCCGCGTATGCCGTCCATATGCTTCAGATCGGTGAATATGCCGGCTGCCTGGACGAGACAACTGCTTCTCTTGCTGATTACTATGAACGCGAGGAGGCGACCCGGCAGTCTCTGAAAAACGCCGTCACTTATCCATGCGTGATGATCGTCATTATGCTGGCAGTCAGCGGCATTCTGGTCGCCAAAGTTCTCCCGGTTTTTCAGGAAGTCTATCATCAGCTCGGAAGCGAGCTCACCGGAATTCCGCTCCGGCTGATGCTGCTCGGTAACGGGATCAGACGTTTTGGCTTCCCGCTGATACTGCTGCTGATCATCCTTTGCTGCATTTACGCTGTTTTGATTTCACAGGGCCGCGCCGCTCTTCCGTTTTCGAAAAAACTGTACCGTGACATCCATGCAGCGCGGTTCGCCCACAGTTTTTCCCTGCTTCTTAGAAGCGGTATGGGGACCGACGAGTGTCTGGAAATGGTCGGTGAACTGACCGACCATGAACCGCTGAAGCAAAAGATACAGCAGTGCAGGCAGCTTTCCTCCGACGGCATGGAATTTACCAATGCCCTCAGGGAATCACAGATTTTTTCTTCGATGGAAACCCATATGATCTCCGTGGGGTTCCGGTCGGGCGCTGGGGACACTGTGATGAAACAGCTTGCAGACACGTATCAGCAGCGTGCAGATGAACGTCTCGGACGAATGATCGCAGTCCTGGAACCTTCACTGGTGGGCATGCTGTCCATCATTGTCGGATTCATCCTGCTGTCTGTCATGCTTCCGCTGATCGGTGTCCTCTCGGGCATCAACACTTACTGA